From Acidothermus cellulolyticus 11B, a single genomic window includes:
- the thiO gene encoding glycine oxidase ThiO, with protein sequence MPAKGGCVGHRPTENGTDVIVVGAGVIGLATAWRCAQRGFNVTVVDPDPGRGASHYAAGMLAPVTEAHFGEESLLHLTIEAARRYPAFVADLQAAAGISVGYRTTGMLAVAFDNDDRAVLAELHAYHNSLGLTSTLLSSRECRDREPALAPAIRAGLWVEGDHQVDNRRLVQALRAACDRVGVRFLPTEAHLDVHGNRVRGANGIPAAATVLAAGAWSPHVAGLPEAVRPPVRPVKGQILRLRVDPNRPLLTRAVRAFVRGRPLYVVPRETGEIVVGGTVEEMGFDQRVTVEAVADLLDDARRLVPGLVDADFVEASAGLRPGSPDNGPMVGPSGVDGLVIATGHYRNGILLAPITADAVAELLATGAIPEEFVPFDPRRFFDPDWSARHSHRRTAPAASPRSGKDGTSAEPDAARDEKEAATK encoded by the coding sequence ATGCCGGCGAAGGGAGGCTGCGTGGGTCACCGTCCCACGGAGAACGGTACCGACGTCATCGTGGTCGGTGCCGGAGTCATCGGATTAGCCACCGCATGGCGATGTGCGCAGCGTGGATTCAACGTCACCGTCGTCGACCCGGATCCGGGCCGTGGCGCGTCGCACTACGCGGCGGGCATGCTTGCCCCGGTGACTGAGGCGCATTTCGGCGAAGAATCTCTGCTGCACCTCACGATCGAGGCCGCCCGCCGTTATCCCGCTTTCGTTGCCGACCTGCAGGCCGCGGCCGGGATATCCGTTGGCTACCGGACCACCGGCATGCTCGCCGTCGCCTTCGACAACGACGACCGGGCGGTACTGGCGGAGTTGCACGCCTACCACAACTCTCTCGGCCTGACGAGCACCCTGCTGTCGTCGCGGGAATGCCGGGACCGCGAACCTGCGCTGGCGCCGGCCATCCGTGCTGGACTCTGGGTGGAAGGCGACCATCAGGTGGACAACCGCCGGCTCGTCCAGGCACTCCGCGCCGCCTGTGACCGGGTCGGAGTCCGGTTCCTCCCGACCGAGGCGCACCTTGACGTCCACGGCAACCGGGTCAGGGGCGCGAACGGCATTCCGGCCGCCGCGACGGTGCTCGCCGCGGGAGCATGGAGTCCGCACGTGGCCGGGCTTCCCGAGGCGGTGCGTCCACCGGTCCGGCCCGTCAAGGGACAGATCCTGCGGTTGCGGGTCGACCCCAACCGTCCGCTGCTCACGCGGGCGGTCCGAGCCTTTGTCCGCGGCCGGCCGCTGTACGTCGTCCCGCGGGAAACCGGCGAGATTGTGGTCGGCGGCACGGTTGAGGAAATGGGTTTTGACCAGCGGGTCACGGTCGAGGCGGTCGCTGACCTGCTCGATGACGCGCGGCGTCTTGTCCCCGGCCTCGTGGACGCCGACTTCGTGGAGGCCTCGGCTGGACTCCGCCCAGGCTCGCCCGATAACGGTCCCATGGTCGGGCCCAGTGGGGTGGACGGGCTGGTGATCGCGACCGGCCACTATCGCAACGGCATCCTGCTCGCGCCGATCACCGCAGACGCCGTCGCCGAGCTGCTCGCCACCGGCGCAATCCCGGAGGAGTTCGTCCCCTTCGACCCACGCCGGTTCTTTGACCCAGACTGGTCTGCCCGGCACAGCCATCGCCGCACTGCTCCGGCGGCGAGTCCCCGCAGTGGGAAAGACGGCACGTCCGCTGAGCCGGATGCCGCTCGCGACGAGAAGGAAGCCGCAACAAAATGA
- a CDS encoding thiazole synthase: MDDPLVIAGETFTSRLIMGTGGLPSLEVLDAILDAARVELATVAIRRIDPTAGGSILDVLNRHGVQALPNTAGCYTARDAVRHAQLAREALQTNWIKLEVIADEHTLLPDPVELVDAAEQLVDDGFVVLAYTNDDPVLAARLERVGCAAVMPLGAPIGSGLGIRNPHNIELIVERAGVPVVLDAGIGTASDAAFAMELGCDAVLVASAVTRAQKPALMAEAMRKAVEAGRLAARAGRIPKRRYALASSPTEGMPEYSGRLGS; encoded by the coding sequence GTGGACGATCCGCTGGTCATTGCCGGGGAGACCTTCACCTCGCGGCTCATCATGGGCACCGGCGGCCTGCCGAGTCTGGAGGTACTGGACGCCATCCTCGACGCGGCCCGGGTGGAGCTCGCGACGGTCGCCATCCGCAGGATCGACCCGACAGCCGGCGGCTCGATCCTCGACGTGCTCAACCGGCACGGCGTCCAGGCGCTGCCGAACACCGCGGGCTGCTACACCGCCCGGGACGCGGTCCGTCATGCGCAGCTGGCCCGGGAAGCACTCCAGACCAACTGGATCAAACTGGAGGTCATCGCGGACGAGCACACCCTGCTCCCGGATCCCGTCGAGTTGGTCGACGCCGCCGAGCAACTGGTCGACGACGGGTTCGTCGTCCTCGCCTACACCAACGACGACCCCGTACTGGCCGCCCGGCTCGAGCGGGTCGGTTGCGCGGCGGTGATGCCGCTCGGTGCGCCGATCGGCTCCGGCCTCGGGATACGCAATCCGCACAACATCGAGTTGATCGTCGAACGAGCCGGCGTGCCGGTGGTGCTGGACGCAGGCATTGGGACCGCGAGCGACGCGGCGTTCGCGATGGAGCTGGGCTGCGACGCCGTCCTCGTCGCGTCCGCAGTGACCCGGGCGCAGAAACCGGCGCTCATGGCGGAGGCGATGCGCAAGGCGGTGGAGGCCGGCCGGCTGGCCGCCCGGGCTGGACGGATTCCGAAGCGCCGGTACGCCCTGGCGTCTTCGCCCACCGAAGGGATGCCGGAATACAGCGGCCGGCTCGGCAGCTGA
- the thiS gene encoding sulfur carrier protein ThiS, with amino-acid sequence MITVTVNGAVTQVAPASTVRDLVTSVAGDRSGVAVAVNDTVVPRTRWADTPIREHDRIEILTAVQGG; translated from the coding sequence ATGATCACTGTCACGGTCAACGGTGCCGTCACGCAGGTCGCGCCGGCGAGCACGGTCCGCGACCTGGTCACCAGCGTCGCCGGCGATCGCTCCGGGGTCGCGGTCGCCGTCAACGACACGGTCGTCCCGCGGACCCGATGGGCTGACACGCCGATCCGGGAGCACGACCGGATCGAGATTCTCACCGCTGTACAGGGAGGCTGA
- a CDS encoding Stk1 family PASTA domain-containing Ser/Thr kinase, with product MDTSVTDTLVGRLLDGRYLIEDRIARGGMATVYRARDMRLDRPVAVKVMHDVFATDPEFVARFIREAKAAAAFSHPNVVAVFDQGADGGHVYLVMEYVVGETLRDLLRRRGRLSPAEALGILQPVLAALSAAHASGLIHRDVKPENVLLARDGRVKVADFGLAQAVNRTASRTATLIGTVAYLAPEQVTRGVADARSDVYAAGIMLFEMLTGAPPYQGDSPLAVAYRHAHEDVPPPSSRVQSLPPAIDAVVLAATARDPDRRPADAHALLALVARARRELSTPDADGDAVTTLVPLSTETLVVAGAPRRRRRWRMFVALLVVLAVAAAAGAAGWWLAVGRYAVVPRLVGVSTTQATELAAKAHLRLHVAGETWSTTYPAGTIVDQRQRPESRVNRGTAIDVTVSKGRHLTTVPSFDPAQTSLADYEAALAHAGLSAGPVTQRYDDTVPAGNVIATNPAAGDQVDWNSSVAITISQGRQPIPVPDVRGQPADQAAATLQDAGFAVATSQAFSDTVPKGVVMSESPTPGGNGYRGDTVTLVVSQGPQLFPVPKVTSTLADPSTWITIDQARQILESAGFTVHVGKKGRFGIVTHQDPAPGSMEPKGFTVTIDAV from the coding sequence GTGGACACGTCGGTCACCGACACGCTCGTCGGTCGGTTGCTCGACGGACGGTACCTGATCGAGGACAGGATCGCCCGCGGCGGCATGGCGACCGTGTACCGGGCTCGCGACATGCGTCTGGACCGGCCGGTTGCCGTCAAGGTCATGCACGACGTGTTCGCCACGGATCCGGAGTTCGTCGCCCGATTCATTCGCGAAGCCAAAGCCGCAGCCGCGTTCTCCCATCCCAACGTCGTCGCCGTCTTCGATCAAGGCGCGGACGGCGGACACGTCTACCTTGTCATGGAATACGTCGTCGGCGAGACGCTCCGCGATCTCCTTCGCCGCCGTGGCCGACTCTCGCCGGCCGAAGCGCTCGGCATTCTGCAACCGGTGCTCGCCGCGCTCTCCGCTGCGCACGCAAGCGGATTGATCCACCGCGACGTCAAACCTGAGAATGTGCTCCTCGCCCGCGACGGCCGGGTCAAGGTGGCCGACTTCGGGTTGGCGCAGGCCGTCAACCGAACCGCCTCACGCACGGCAACCCTCATCGGCACGGTCGCCTACCTGGCCCCGGAGCAGGTGACCCGGGGTGTCGCCGACGCGCGCAGCGACGTGTACGCCGCCGGCATCATGCTCTTCGAGATGCTCACCGGCGCTCCGCCGTACCAAGGCGACAGCCCGCTCGCCGTCGCCTACCGTCATGCGCACGAGGACGTCCCCCCGCCGTCGTCCCGCGTCCAGAGCCTGCCGCCGGCGATTGACGCGGTCGTCCTCGCCGCCACCGCCCGAGACCCCGACCGGCGGCCGGCGGACGCCCACGCCCTCCTTGCGCTGGTCGCGCGGGCCCGACGGGAACTGTCCACCCCGGATGCGGATGGCGATGCCGTCACCACGCTGGTGCCACTCTCCACGGAGACCCTCGTCGTCGCCGGAGCCCCTCGGCGCCGGCGACGATGGCGGATGTTCGTCGCCCTCCTCGTCGTCCTCGCCGTGGCGGCCGCCGCCGGGGCCGCCGGCTGGTGGCTTGCCGTAGGCCGGTACGCCGTCGTTCCCCGCCTGGTCGGCGTCTCGACCACCCAGGCCACGGAACTCGCCGCGAAGGCGCACCTTCGCCTGCACGTAGCCGGCGAGACCTGGAGCACGACGTACCCGGCAGGAACGATCGTTGACCAGCGTCAACGGCCGGAGAGCAGGGTGAACCGCGGCACGGCAATCGACGTCACCGTCTCCAAAGGCCGGCACCTGACCACGGTCCCGAGCTTCGACCCGGCGCAGACGTCGCTCGCCGACTATGAAGCCGCTCTTGCCCACGCGGGTTTGTCGGCTGGACCGGTGACCCAGCGCTACGACGACACCGTGCCGGCGGGAAACGTCATCGCAACCAACCCGGCCGCAGGCGACCAGGTCGACTGGAACAGTTCGGTCGCCATCACCATCAGCCAGGGCCGCCAGCCGATCCCCGTCCCGGATGTGCGCGGCCAGCCGGCCGACCAGGCGGCGGCGACCTTACAGGACGCTGGTTTCGCCGTGGCGACCAGTCAGGCGTTCAGTGACACCGTGCCGAAAGGCGTGGTGATGAGTGAGTCACCGACGCCGGGTGGGAACGGTTATCGCGGCGACACGGTGACGCTCGTCGTTTCCCAAGGACCACAGCTGTTTCCGGTACCGAAGGTGACGAGCACCCTCGCCGACCCAAGCACCTGGATCACCATCGACCAGGCGCGGCAAATTCTCGAATCCGCGGGATTCACCGTCCACGTCGGCAAGAAGGGCCGTTTCGGCATCGTGACCCACCAGGACCCAGCGCCAGGGAGCATGGAACCGAAAGGTTTCACCGTCACCATCGACGCGGTGTAG